Proteins from a genomic interval of Periophthalmus magnuspinnatus isolate fPerMag1 chromosome 11, fPerMag1.2.pri, whole genome shotgun sequence:
- the grinaa gene encoding glutamate receptor, ionotropic, N-methyl D-aspartate-associated protein 1a (glutamate binding) has protein sequence MSQDKSGYPVMGETNPLQNNVYGPPPQPGFGMPPPNYNQAPGPYPPAAGFGQPGFPQGAPGFAPGPYPQMPYPQGPYPQGPYQQGPAQPGFPADANAMGSPGYGDGPPSYYDNDEFTNSGFEDKTVRQAFIRKVFMVLTVQLLVTFSFVAVFTFVDDAKYFVRRNPWTYYVSYAVFFVALILLSCCGDFRRKHPWNLVALSILTLSLSYMLGMIASFYDTETVIIAVGITAVVCFTVVLFSLQSKYDFTSCRGVLFVCLIVLMVFAILCIFIRHKILHIVYASLGALLFTCFLAVDTQLLLGNKKQALSPEEYIFAALSLYTDIVNIFLYILSIVGHSRE, from the exons ATGTCCCAGGACAAGAGTGGATACCCAGTAATGGGTGAGACCAACCCACTCCAAAACAATGTCTATGGTCCGCCTCCTCAGCCAGGCTTTGGTATGCCCCCTCCGAACTACAACCAAGCTCCAGGTCCATACCCTCCAGCAGCTGGTTTCGGACAGCCAGGGTTCCCTCAGGGTGCTCCTGGGTTTGCCCCTGGTCCCTACCCACAGATGCCCTATCCCCAGGGACCCTACCCTCAGGGGCCTTATCAACAAGGACCCGCACAGCCAGGCTTTCCTGCAGACGCCAATG CTATGGGTAGCCCAGGCTATGGTGATGGACCACCATCTTACTACGACAATGATGAATTCACCAATTCTGGCTTTGAAGATAAGACTGTTCGACAAGCCTTTATTAGAAAG GTCTTCATGGTACTCACTGTACAGCTGCTGGTCACATTCTCTTTTGTTGCTGTGTTCACTTTTGTTGATGATGCCAAGTACTTTGTGCGACGTAATCCATGGACATACTACGTATCCTATGCAGTTTTCTTTGTGGCTTTAATCCTCCTGAGTTGCTGTGGTGACTTCCGCCGCAAACATCCATGGAATCTGGTCGCActg TCCATCTTGACTCTGAGCCTCTCCTATATGTTGGGAATGATTGCTAGCTTTTATGACACTGAGACAGTCATCATTGCAGTGGGCATCACGGCTGTGGTCTGCTTCACTGTCGTTCTGTTCTCCCTACAG AGCAAGTATGACTTCACTTCCTGTCGGGGTGTACTGTTTGTGTGCCTGATAGTCCTAATGGTTTTTGCTATTCTCTGTATCTTCATTCGTCACAAGATCCTGCACATTGTCTATGCCTCACTGGGGGCTTTGCTCTTCACTTGC tTTTTGGCTGTAGACACTCAGTTGCTACTGGGAAACAAGAAGCAAGCATTAAGCCCCGAGGAGTATATTTTTGCTGCTCTCAGCCTCTACACTGACATTGTCAACATTTTCCTCTACATCTTGTCTATTGTGGGACATTCCCGTGAATAA
- the si:ch211-199g17.9 gene encoding synaptonemal complex central element protein 1, with protein MTLSHDKRVLEEEIQEIQAIHDSLQKELETLRTESDQLEGIHKEKEELCQKLQYLCEESEQDFARQLKHNKSAEDLSEQYNCEIQAIKLKHRKLRMKFENHLYQLIEQQKNLYSVFMPDRIPAEIESAENTKSQLLTAGKYQST; from the exons ATGACTCTGAGTCATG ATAAGAGAGTTTTAGAAGAGGAAATTCAAGAGATCCAAGCTATTCATGATTCTCTGCAGAAGGAACTGGAAACCT TGCGAACAGAGTCTGATCAACTGGAAGGAATACATAAAGAAAAAGAag AGTTGTGCCAGAAGCTGCAGTATCTGTGTGAAGAGTCAGAGCAGGACTTTGCCAG ACAATTGAAGCATAATAAGTCAGCTGAAGATCTGTCAGAGCAATACAACTGTGAGATCCAGGCCATAAAGTTGAAACACCGGAAGCTACG tatgaAATTTGAAAACCATCTCTACCAGCTGATTGAGCAGCAAAAGAACCTTTATTCAGTTTTT ATGCCAGACAGAATTCCAGCTGAAATCGAAAGTGCTGAGAATACAAAAAGTCAACTGTTAACTGCTGGCAAGTACCAATCTACCTAA
- the fam83hb gene encoding protein FAM83H has translation MAHRSQSSSVGDNPLDPNFLPPHYREEYRIAIDALLENDIQGYLEFLQTADVPSFLAQPEIQHIKGTNQGQSHSSSVTDLALTYHDKGFEADGSSDTYWPVQSDLAAPGLDLGWPLPQHSFIGPTEVTTLVNPSDPDMPSIKEQARRLIKNAHQVIAVVMDMFTDIDIFSDLLDAAGRHVPVYILLDEQDAPHFVSMVNNCKVNLEFIPMMRVRTVAGVTYYSRTGKTFKGQVKDRFLLVDCRAVLCGNYSFMWSYEKIHRSIAHLFLGELVTTFDEEFRILFAQSEPLVVDPSSDALMLSDCSSTGNYLSNQFGLKRTQSLRNPISFRRPELPPAFPYGDTDRNLAIPFRRNDPFRHTIEPNAGITIGKYSQQQFRLQQSFLEQGRSIVSRQLEMGSSVFKRHSYAEGTQENYTSSRQFMKHRVMNNLDETDFHREQTVSSHFYSEGPGPGSGKGHYDRLRGRPLQLAIDQHSEPNLRSDLEPQPGNYSQDYFSSEDLGGHDGHNAPPLAGRYEGSSSNKRPTVGQAYACQSSPTNLHPGEKKLYLKQSDLDKDQDPDAKQGMRSWRIHSYLSTYEDGGEEGINQPMGPDAFEDPPAPQQPMTFETSGPRFGFKEPLSVSTKPEIPRPRFGKPILPESTKDTVKTTKDLFPSVGETKPYVFEREIERGSTKEMGVDSEAKEAPELLLSKHESFRSRINPLLQRSSRLRSSLIFSSSKAEMHAGSLGLQPATEQDEELDAVRTSSIVAQILEKRRNREPFEWRKKADEKETDKEMESKEKQLNSKETVHENPVQITHEKTKDEPHQPVAEAEMRSTKETETTTDDGKPQPTSFLNMNDPANRLQYFNDLAAKRKASKMDTDLSLKAPEPAEKKPDIVEKPLHSTTALKAPTPSVPTIEAEPKKLDISSRIAELTRRSSFSSSKPPIISAKPSSYQKHTDTSQAPKEESASEGQKKDIFKSLKPLPSPKIFKRDPLKLKALNPRRVSAGEEILTTDATDAEKSELKKIRSHSSSALPRDESKEGFKKVMGSNTSINTLGEGKGEGKPLDFLKKQTQRLKGILGPKDRKLSVDDRAMATVPEISDPDKKLTKDSTSSNNAVVTITATTTDRTTSTNKSTGPTGATRYQAPGNSVLSSSNLRDDTKVILEQISANSQKNRQERGEESGGDSDSADKGLEKQNSLRRNRFLKPQSNTQEREGLLKRIESLRKEKKVYSRFEMGNNLG, from the exons ATGGCTCACCGGTCTCAAAGTTCATCAGTGGGTGATAACCCTCTAGATCCAAACTTTCTGCCTCCACACTACCGCGAGGAGTACCGTATTGCTATTGATGCTCTCCTAGAAAATGACATTCAG GGCTATCTGGAGTTTCTTCAGACTGCAGATGTCCCCAGTTTCTTGGCACAACCAGAAATTCAACACATCAAGGGCACAAACCAAGGCCAAAGCCACAGCTCCAGTGTGACTGATTTAGCACTCACATATCATGACAAAGGATTTGAAGCTGATGGATCCTCAGACACCTATTGGCCTGTGCAGTCAGACTTGGCAGCCCCTGGACTGGATCTGGGCTGGCCTCTTCCACAACATAGTTTTATTGGGCCAACAGAGGTCACCACTCTGGTCAACCCTTCAGACCCCGACATGCCAAGCATCAAGGAACAAGCCCGAAGACTTATTAAAAATGCACATCAA GTTATTGCAGTTGTGATGGACATGTTTACAGACATTGATATATTTAGTGATCTTTTAGATGCAGCAGGTCGACATGTTCCTGTTTACATTCTCCTTGATGAGCAGGATGCCCCACATTTTGTCTCTATGGTTAATAATTGCAAAGTAAACTTGGAATTCATTCCT ATGATGCGAGTCAGGACTGTTGCAGGGGTAACATACTACTCTCGTACTGGAAAAACCTTTAAAGGACAGGTGAAAGACCGCTTTCTACTTGTGGACTGCCGAGCTGTACTTTGTGGAAACTACAG TTTCATGTGGTCCTATGAGAAGATCCATCGCAGTATTGCCCACCTCTTTCTTGGAGAACTTGTAACTACATTTGATGAAGAGTTTCGTATCCTGTTTGCTCAGTCAGAACCTTTAGTGGTGGACCCATCATCAGATGCACTTATGTTATCTGACTGTAGCAGCACTGGCAACTACTTAAGCAACCAATTTGGATTAAAAAGGACTCAATCTTTAAGAAACCCCATAAGTTTCCGCAGGCCTGAGCTTCCACCTGCATTTCCCTACGGAGACACTGATCGTAACCTTGCAATCCCCTTCCGGAGAAATGACCCCTTTCGTCACACCATTGAACCTAATGCAGGAATAACAATAGGGAAATATTCCCAGCAACAGTTTCGCCTGCAGCAGTCCTTTCTGGAGCAAGGAAGGTCCATTGTTTCCAGGCAGTTGGAGATGGGTTCCAGTGTTTTCAAGAGACACAGTTATGCAGAGGGAACGCAAGAAAATTACACATCCTCCAGACAGTTTATGAAACATAGAGTTATGAACAATTTGGATGAGACAGACTTTCACAG GGAGCAGACTGTTTCAAGCCATTTCTACAGTGAAGGTCCTGGGCCAGGTTCTGGCAAAGGACACTATGATAGACTTAGAGGCAGGCCTCTACAGCTAGCCATCGACCAACACTCAGAGCCAAACTTGCGTTCTGATTTGGAGCCACAACCGGGCAACTACAGCCAGGACTACTTTTCCTCAGAGGATCTTGGAGGCCATGATGGGCACAATGCACCTCCTTTGGCTGGGAGATATGAAGGAAGTTCATCCAATAAGAGACCAACCGTAGGTCAGGCATATGCATGTCAGAGCTCACCAACAAATTTACACCCAGGTGAGAAGAAACTGTACCTGAAACAATCAGATCTGGACAAGGACCAAGACCCAGATGCTAAGCAAGGCATGAGGAGTTGGAGAATTCATTCATATCTGAGCACATATGAGGATGGTGGAGAAGAAGGAATAAACCAGCCAATGGGTCCTGATGCCTTTGAAGATCCTCCAGCACCTCAACAGCCCATGACATTTGAGACCTCTGGTCCTCGCTTTGGATTTAAGGAACCATTGAGTGTTTCCACCAAACCAGAAATTCCAAGACCACGCTTTGGAAAACCTATTTTACCCGAAAGCACAAAAGACACTGTCAAAACAACTAAGGATTTATTTCCTTCTGTGGGTGAAACAAAGCCATATGTCTTTGAACGAGAAATAGAGCGAGGATCAACAAAAGAAATGGGGGTGGATTCTGAGGCAAAAGAGGCTCCAGAGCTTTTGTTGTCAAAGCATGAGTCTTTTCGTTCACGCATAAACCCACTCCTTCAACGCAGCTCCCGTCTGCGCTCCTCACTTATATTTTCATCTTCAAAAGCAGAGATGCATGCTGGAAGTCTTGGTCTTCAGCCTGCGACAGAGCAGGATGAAGAATTGGACGCAGTTCGGACCTCCTCAATAGTTGCCCAAATTTTAGAAAAGAGGAGAAATCGTGAGCCTTTTGAGTGGAGAAAGAAAGCGGATgagaaagaaacagataaaGAGATGGAAAGTAAGGAGAAACAATTAAACAGCAAGGAAACAGTGCATGAAAATCCAGTACAAATAACACACGAAAAAACTAAAGATGAGCCTCATCAACCTGTAGCAGAGGCAGAGATGAGATCAACCAAAGAGACTGAAACCACTACAGATGACGGTAAACCGCAGCCTACATCATTTTTGAATATGAATGACCCAGCGAATCGGCTTCAATACTTCAATGATTTGGCTGCTAAGAGAAAAGCTTCAAAAATGGATACTGACCTGTCATTAAAAGCTCCAGAGCCAGCTGAAAAAAAGCCAGACATTGTGGAGAAACCTCTCCATTCTACCACAGCATTAAAGGCTCCCACTCCTTCTGTCCCAACTATAGAAGCTGAACCAAAGAAGCTTGACATATCTTCAAGAATTGCAGAGTTGACACGCAGATCTTCATTTAGCTCATCAAAACCACCAATAATCTCTGCCAAGCCATCAAGTTACCAGAAGCACACAGATACATCTCAAGCACCCAAAGAGGAGAGTGCCTCAGAGGGtcaaaagaaagacatttttaaatcattaaaaCCTCTTCCTTCACCAAAAATCTTTAAGAGAGACCCATTGAAACTTAAAGCATTGAATCCTCGTCGTGTCTCAGCTGGTGAGGAGATACTAACAACTGACGCAACAGATGCAGAGAAAAGTGAACTAAAAAAGATACGCTCTCATAGTTCTTCAGCTCTACCCCGTGATGAATCAAAGGAAGGATTTAAAAAAGTTATGGGATCCAATACTTCAATTAATACCTTAGGGGAAGGAAAGGGTGAAGGCAAACCACTTGATTTCCTTAAAAAGCAGACTCAGAGGTTAAAGGGAATTTTAGGACCAAAAGACAGAAAATTGTCTGTAGATGACAGAGCCATGGCTACAGTACCAGAAATATCAGACCCAGACAAAAAGTTGACCAAAGACTCTACTTCTTCTAATAATGCTGTCGTTACAAtaactgctacaactactgacCGGACCACAAGCACTAACAAGTCTACCGGTCCCACTGGAGCCACTCGATACCAGGCACCTGGCAACTCAGTGCTTTCCAGCAGTAACCTACGAGATGACACAAAAGTCATTTTAGAGCAGATTTCAGCAAATAGCCAAAAGAATCGTCAAGAGCGAGGAGAAGAGTCTGGAGGAGACAGTGACAGTGCTGACAAAGGGCTGGAGAAACAGAACTCCCTCAGACGAAACCGTTTTCTGAAACCACAGAGCAACACCCAGGAGCGGGAAGGCTTGCTGAAGAGAATAGAAAGCCTGAGGAAGGAGAAGAAAGTCTACAGCCGCTTTGAG ATGGGGAATAACCTGGGATAA